A window from Acidobacteriota bacterium encodes these proteins:
- the aspS gene encoding aspartate--tRNA ligase: MGERRGNSYRSTTCGALRPEQVGQPARLAGWVSRKRDHGQLLFIDLRDHDGITQCVFTPESPAFDTAASVRLESVVSVAGRVVSRDAENVNPALPTGLVELAADAVDVLSAAEPLPFQVGAPQEIPEEQRLRYRFLDLRRERPHANIVLRSRIISSIRHRMQAQGFLEFQTPILTSSSPEGARDYLVPSRIHPGKFYALPQAPQQFKQLLMVSGFDRYFQIAPCFRDEDARADRSPGEFYQLDVEMSFVTQDDVFAAIEPVLAGVFEEFSTWTVTPPPFPRIPYEQAMIAFGTDKPDLRNPIRAADVTDLFRGSSFAVFANAVEAGEVVRAIPAPGAAERSRSFFDKTVGVGETLGLGGLAYLVLGEAPRGPLAKYLPEDLRRHVCERAGVGPGDALFFAAGPPATLGRAVDGLRGHLGRELGVIEPQAYRCCWVTDFPFYERDEETGQIAFSHNPFSMPQGGLEALNGRDPLSIKAFQYDIVCNGVELSSGAIRNHRPDIMLRAFEIAGYGPDEVEKRFGGMLSAFRYGAPPHGGLAPGIDRIVMLLAQEPNIREVIAFPMTQNAEDLLMHAPSPVSEKQLRELHIKLR, from the coding sequence GTGGGCGAGCGACGAGGGAATTCATATCGAAGCACGACGTGCGGAGCGCTGCGGCCGGAACAGGTCGGACAGCCTGCGCGGCTCGCGGGCTGGGTCAGCCGCAAGCGCGATCACGGACAACTGCTGTTCATCGATCTGCGCGACCACGACGGGATCACGCAGTGCGTGTTCACGCCGGAGTCGCCGGCATTCGACACGGCGGCGTCCGTTCGGCTCGAGTCGGTCGTGAGCGTCGCCGGCCGCGTCGTTTCCCGCGATGCCGAGAACGTCAACCCGGCCCTGCCGACCGGTCTCGTGGAGTTGGCGGCCGACGCGGTCGACGTGCTCTCGGCCGCCGAGCCGCTGCCGTTCCAGGTGGGCGCGCCGCAGGAGATTCCGGAGGAACAGCGGCTGCGCTACCGGTTCCTGGACTTGCGGCGCGAGCGGCCACACGCGAACATCGTGCTGCGCTCGCGCATCATCTCGAGCATCCGCCACCGGATGCAGGCGCAGGGCTTCCTCGAGTTCCAGACGCCGATCCTCACGTCGAGCTCGCCGGAAGGCGCGCGCGATTACCTCGTCCCCAGCCGCATCCATCCCGGCAAGTTCTACGCGCTGCCGCAGGCCCCTCAGCAGTTCAAGCAGTTGCTGATGGTGTCGGGCTTCGATCGCTACTTCCAGATCGCGCCGTGCTTTCGCGATGAAGATGCGCGCGCGGATCGATCTCCCGGCGAGTTCTACCAGCTCGACGTCGAGATGTCGTTCGTCACGCAGGACGACGTGTTCGCGGCGATCGAACCGGTGTTGGCGGGGGTGTTCGAAGAGTTCTCGACCTGGACGGTCACGCCGCCGCCGTTCCCTCGGATTCCGTACGAGCAGGCGATGATCGCGTTCGGCACCGACAAGCCGGACCTGCGCAATCCGATTCGTGCCGCCGACGTCACCGATCTGTTCCGCGGGTCGTCGTTCGCCGTGTTCGCCAACGCGGTCGAGGCCGGCGAGGTCGTGCGGGCGATTCCAGCGCCCGGCGCCGCGGAGCGGTCGCGCAGCTTCTTCGACAAGACGGTCGGCGTCGGTGAAACCCTCGGGCTCGGCGGGTTGGCGTATCTCGTGCTCGGCGAGGCGCCGCGAGGGCCGCTGGCGAAGTACCTCCCGGAGGATCTGCGCCGGCACGTGTGTGAACGCGCCGGCGTCGGTCCGGGCGACGCGCTGTTCTTCGCCGCCGGCCCGCCGGCGACGCTCGGCCGCGCGGTGGACGGGCTGCGCGGCCACCTCGGCCGTGAGCTCGGCGTGATCGAGCCTCAGGCGTACCGGTGCTGCTGGGTGACGGATTTCCCGTTCTACGAGCGCGACGAGGAGACGGGGCAGATCGCGTTCAGCCACAACCCGTTCTCGATGCCGCAAGGGGGCCTCGAGGCGCTCAACGGCCGGGACCCGTTGTCGATCAAGGCGTTCCAGTACGACATCGTGTGCAACGGTGTCGAGCTGTCGAGCGGTGCGATCCGCAACCATCGGCCCGACATCATGCTGCGCGCCTTCGAGATCGCCGGCTACGGTCCGGACGAGGTGGAGAAGCGCTTCGGCGGGATGCTGTCGGCGTTCCGATACGGCGCGCCCCCGCACGGCGGGCTCGCTCCGGGCATCGATCGGATCGTCATGCTCCTGGCGCAGGAACCCAACATCCGCGAGGTCATCGCGTTCCCGATGACGCAGAACGCCGAAGACCTGCTGATGCACGCTCCCTCGCCGGTCTCGGAGAAGCAACTGCGGGAACTGCACATCAAGCTGAGATGA
- the ybeY gene encoding rRNA maturation RNase YbeY has protein sequence MTPAARPGRRRRADLRVIIVGRPRSRAAAGLGEWLARAAPASARGEVVVALVSDAHMRRLNRRFRGKAAPTDVLSFPADAAFAAPEREGVLGELAIAVGVARAQARAYGHPLAVELRVLALHGLLHLLGYDHERDRGTMRRLEERLRRRAGLPAGLIGRTPRPPR, from the coding sequence ATGACGCCGGCAGCCAGGCCGGGCCGTCGCCGCCGGGCGGACCTGCGCGTGATCATCGTCGGCCGGCCGCGATCGCGCGCGGCGGCGGGCCTCGGCGAGTGGCTGGCGCGGGCGGCGCCCGCCTCCGCCCGGGGTGAGGTCGTCGTCGCGCTCGTGTCCGACGCGCACATGCGCCGCCTCAACCGGAGGTTCCGCGGCAAAGCGGCGCCGACCGACGTCCTGTCGTTTCCCGCCGACGCAGCGTTCGCCGCGCCCGAGCGTGAGGGCGTCCTGGGCGAGCTGGCGATCGCCGTGGGCGTCGCGCGTGCGCAGGCCAGAGCGTACGGGCACCCGCTGGCCGTCGAGCTGAGGGTGCTCGCTCTCCACGGCCTGCTGCACCTGTTGGGCTACGATCACGAGCGGGATCGGGGTACGATGCGCCGGCTGGAAGAACGATTGCGCCGGCGCGCCGGTTTGCCGGCGGGTCTGATCGGCCGGACGCCTCGGCCACCGCGATGA
- a CDS encoding ROK family protein: MLLGVDLGGTKIAAVVLGADGQVRWERRVPTPRHDYDATVAAIAGLVREGEQAVEQTCTVGVGIPGAISPATGLIKNANSTWLNGRPLKQDLDIAVGREVRLANDANCLAVSEATDGAAAGADVVFAVILGTGTGGGVAVHGRVLTGPNAIAGEWGHNPLPWPDAEERPGPACYCGLDGCIETFLSGPGLSADYRRRGGGEVPGEQIVERAARGEPLARASLEAWTRRLAKSLATVINLLDPDVIVVGGGLSRIASIYTDVPKLWGTWVFSDTVATRFVPSKYGDASGVRGAAWLWR; the protein is encoded by the coding sequence ATGCTGCTGGGCGTTGATCTCGGCGGCACGAAGATCGCGGCCGTCGTGCTCGGTGCCGATGGCCAGGTGCGCTGGGAGCGTCGGGTTCCCACGCCGCGGCACGACTACGACGCGACGGTGGCGGCGATCGCCGGTCTCGTGCGCGAGGGCGAGCAGGCCGTAGAGCAGACGTGCACGGTCGGCGTCGGCATTCCTGGCGCGATTTCTCCGGCCACCGGCCTGATCAAGAACGCCAACTCCACGTGGCTGAACGGCCGTCCGCTGAAACAGGATCTCGACATCGCCGTCGGCCGTGAAGTGCGGCTCGCCAACGATGCCAACTGTCTCGCCGTCTCCGAGGCCACCGACGGCGCCGCGGCCGGAGCGGACGTGGTGTTCGCCGTAATCCTCGGCACCGGCACCGGCGGCGGGGTGGCCGTCCACGGCCGCGTGCTCACCGGTCCGAACGCGATCGCGGGCGAGTGGGGACACAACCCCTTGCCGTGGCCGGACGCGGAAGAACGCCCCGGGCCGGCGTGCTACTGCGGCCTGGATGGCTGCATCGAGACGTTCCTGTCGGGCCCCGGCCTGTCGGCCGATTACCGCCGGCGGGGCGGTGGCGAGGTGCCGGGCGAGCAGATCGTGGAGCGCGCGGCGCGCGGCGAGCCGCTGGCGCGCGCGTCACTCGAGGCCTGGACGCGTCGCCTCGCCAAGTCGCTCGCGACCGTCATCAACCTGCTCGATCCCGACGTGATCGTGGTCGGCGGGGGGCTCTCGCGGATTGCCTCGATCTACACGGACGTCCCCAAGCTCTGGGGAACCTGGGTGTTCTCGGATACCGTGGCCACCCGGTTCGTGCCGTCGAAGTACGGCGACGCGAGCGGCGTCCGCGGCGCCGCATGGTTGTGGCGATGA
- a CDS encoding PhoH family protein codes for MPATAVRRIAMPDEGIETLFGSFDENLRQLESALNVSLKTRGHDVVVEGTPDDLVRAERVFGQLAGLLREGYRFSRGDVKTAAQLLTQDPETELGDYFLKGAARAAGRRQVVPKSVTQRRYLDAIDQADIVFGVGPAGTGKTYLAMAQAVAYLVAKRVTRIILARPAVEAGEKLGFLPGDLQEKVNPYLRPLYDALYDMLDADRVERLLERGVIEVAPIAFMRGRTLNDAFVILDEAQNTTSEQMKMFLTRLGFGSKAVVTGDVTQIDLPSGRVSGLVEALKVVAGIGGVLTVHFDERDVVRHALVQKIVKAYETYKP; via the coding sequence ATGCCCGCGACTGCCGTCCGCCGCATCGCGATGCCGGATGAAGGCATCGAGACGCTCTTTGGATCGTTCGACGAGAACCTCCGCCAGCTCGAGTCCGCTCTGAATGTCTCGCTGAAGACGCGCGGCCACGACGTCGTCGTCGAAGGCACGCCGGATGATCTCGTGCGCGCCGAGCGCGTGTTCGGGCAGCTCGCCGGCCTGCTCCGCGAGGGCTACCGGTTCAGCCGCGGCGACGTGAAGACCGCCGCGCAACTGCTGACGCAGGATCCCGAGACCGAGCTCGGCGACTACTTCCTCAAGGGGGCCGCGCGTGCCGCGGGACGCCGCCAGGTCGTGCCGAAAAGCGTCACGCAACGGCGCTACCTCGACGCGATCGATCAGGCCGACATCGTCTTCGGCGTCGGGCCGGCGGGCACGGGCAAGACGTACCTCGCGATGGCCCAGGCCGTCGCCTACCTCGTCGCCAAGCGCGTCACGCGCATCATCCTGGCGCGGCCGGCCGTCGAGGCCGGCGAGAAGCTCGGCTTCCTGCCGGGTGATCTCCAGGAAAAGGTGAATCCGTACCTGCGCCCACTCTACGACGCGCTCTACGACATGCTCGACGCCGATCGGGTCGAGCGGCTGCTCGAGCGGGGCGTCATCGAGGTCGCCCCCATCGCGTTCATGCGCGGGCGGACGCTCAACGACGCGTTCGTCATCCTCGACGAGGCCCAGAACACCACGTCGGAGCAGATGAAGATGTTCCTGACGCGGCTCGGCTTCGGGTCGAAGGCGGTCGTCACGGGCGACGTCACGCAGATCGACCTGCCGTCCGGCAGGGTGTCGGGTCTGGTCGAGGCGCTGAAAGTGGTGGCCGGCATCGGCGGCGTCCTCACGGTGCACTTCGACGAGCGCGACGTCGTCCGCCACGCGCTCGTGCAGAAGATCGTCAAAGCCTACGAGACGTACAAACCCTGA
- the era gene encoding GTPase Era, producing the protein MRSGLVALLGRPNAGKSTLLNRFAGQKLAIVSDKPQTTRHRILGVRNVPGAQLVFIDTPGIHKPMHRMNRRMVATATSTLRDVDLVVLVVDASLPTGRGDQFVLDLIGRAKTPAVLALNKVDLVRKPRLLPILERYGATGVFAAIVPISALTGDGVEALEGEIVRHLPEAPPLYPEEYLTDQTQRVLAAELIREKVLRHTRDELPYSTAVIVDRFEEPEAEGALTRIYASILVDHDSQKPIVVGERGEMIKRIGTEARHDLEEMLGGRVFLDLHVKVRERWRDDDRLLDELGLGDRG; encoded by the coding sequence GTGAGAAGCGGGCTCGTCGCCCTGCTCGGCCGTCCGAACGCCGGCAAGTCCACCCTCCTGAACCGCTTCGCGGGGCAGAAGCTCGCGATCGTGTCCGACAAGCCGCAGACCACGCGCCACCGGATTCTCGGCGTGCGCAACGTGCCCGGCGCGCAGCTCGTCTTCATCGACACGCCCGGCATCCACAAGCCGATGCACCGGATGAACCGCCGGATGGTGGCGACGGCCACGAGCACGCTGCGCGACGTGGACCTGGTCGTGCTCGTCGTGGACGCCAGCCTGCCGACGGGACGCGGCGACCAGTTCGTGCTCGACCTCATCGGCCGGGCCAAGACCCCCGCAGTGCTGGCGCTGAACAAAGTGGATCTCGTCCGCAAGCCACGCCTGCTGCCGATCCTCGAACGCTACGGCGCCACCGGCGTGTTCGCGGCCATCGTGCCGATCTCGGCGCTCACCGGCGACGGCGTCGAGGCGCTCGAAGGCGAGATCGTGCGGCACTTGCCCGAGGCACCACCGCTCTACCCCGAGGAGTACCTGACCGATCAGACGCAGCGCGTGCTGGCCGCCGAGCTGATTCGGGAGAAGGTGCTGCGGCACACGCGCGACGAGCTGCCCTATTCCACGGCCGTCATCGTCGACCGGTTCGAGGAGCCGGAGGCGGAGGGCGCGCTCACGCGGATCTACGCGTCGATCCTGGTCGATCACGACTCGCAGAAGCCGATCGTCGTCGGCGAACGCGGCGAGATGATCAAGCGGATCGGCACCGAGGCGCGGCACGATCTCGAGGAGATGCTCGGTGGCCGCGTGTTCCTCGATCTGCACGTCAAGGTGCGGGAGCGATGGCGCGACGACGACCGTCTGCTCGACGAACTCGGCCTCGGAGACCGCGGCTAG
- a CDS encoding glycine--tRNA ligase subunit alpha: MTLQDLIGKLSDYWAAQGCLVQQPLDIEMGAGTMHPETFLRVLGPQAWNVAYVQPSRRPADGRFGENPNRLFKHHQFQVILKPAPDDVQDLYLQSLEACGIDLRAHDVRFEEDNWESPTLGAWGIGWQVLYDGLEITQFTYFQQAGGQDLSPISVELTYGLERFAMALQGVDNVYDLQWAPGVSYREVRLRDEIEQSKYAFGQVNLPPGRFAEFHREMFTKHYDFARALVDSGLVLPALDYCLKCSHLFNVLDASGSIGVTERTAYILRVRQLAVDIAKAWVGAEAAEGAQHGS; the protein is encoded by the coding sequence GTGACGTTGCAGGACTTGATCGGCAAGCTGTCCGACTACTGGGCCGCGCAGGGCTGCCTGGTCCAGCAGCCGCTGGACATCGAGATGGGCGCCGGGACGATGCACCCGGAGACGTTCCTGCGGGTGCTCGGGCCGCAGGCCTGGAACGTCGCCTACGTGCAGCCGTCGCGCCGGCCGGCCGACGGCCGATTCGGCGAGAACCCGAACCGGCTCTTCAAGCATCACCAGTTCCAGGTGATCCTCAAGCCGGCGCCCGACGACGTGCAGGACCTCTACTTGCAGAGCCTCGAAGCCTGCGGCATCGACCTTCGCGCGCACGACGTCCGCTTCGAGGAGGACAACTGGGAGTCGCCGACGCTCGGGGCCTGGGGCATCGGGTGGCAGGTCCTCTACGACGGCCTGGAGATCACGCAGTTCACCTACTTCCAGCAGGCCGGCGGCCAGGATCTCTCGCCGATCTCGGTGGAGCTCACCTACGGGCTCGAGCGCTTCGCGATGGCGCTGCAAGGGGTGGACAACGTGTACGACCTCCAGTGGGCGCCGGGCGTGTCCTACCGGGAGGTGCGGTTGCGCGACGAGATCGAGCAGTCGAAATACGCCTTCGGACAGGTGAACCTGCCGCCCGGACGCTTCGCGGAATTCCACCGCGAGATGTTCACGAAGCACTACGACTTCGCGCGCGCGCTCGTCGACTCGGGCCTCGTGCTCCCGGCGCTCGACTACTGTCTCAAGTGCTCGCACTTGTTCAACGTGCTCGACGCGAGCGGGAGCATCGGTGTGACCGAACGCACCGCCTACATTCTGCGCGTGCGGCAGTTGGCCGTCGACATCGCGAAAGCCTGGGTCGGCGCCGAGGCGGCGGAGGGAGCTCAGCATGGATCGTGA
- the hisS gene encoding histidine--tRNA ligase, whose product MGSTQPARGTRDFLPADLRRREHVIAIVRRVYERYGFEPLETPAFENLETLLGKYGEEGAKLIFKILKRGEHEASGQADLALRYDLTVPLARVIAEHQAQLPKFFRRYQIQPVWRADRPARGRFREFYQCDVDAIGSTSISVEVEVIAAVSEVLAALGFTDFTIRLNDRRLLAALLAQAGVPPALETEALIALDKLDKIGPAGVAADLAARGIDPRAASACLALFDQPPDDGPAVTIARLERQLGEMRTAVRDVAAIAALAEVTPAAGRIRVDPSLARGLSYYTGAIMEIAVPDLAGSLGGGGRYDRLIGMFLGRDVPACGFSLGLERIIVVMAERGMFPASVGRGPADVMVALWSDASRADAHRLAARFREGGLRVDVYPDADKPGKQFKYASLRQYPFVAIAGDDEQAQDSVTLKDMQSGSQATVPRADAVEHLVGQLTRDTE is encoded by the coding sequence ATGGGATCCACGCAGCCCGCGCGGGGGACCCGCGACTTCCTGCCCGCCGACCTCCGCCGGCGGGAGCACGTCATCGCCATCGTCCGGCGCGTGTACGAGCGCTATGGCTTCGAGCCGCTGGAGACGCCGGCGTTCGAGAACCTCGAGACGCTGCTCGGCAAGTACGGCGAGGAAGGCGCGAAGCTCATCTTCAAGATTCTGAAGCGTGGCGAGCACGAGGCGTCCGGGCAGGCAGACCTCGCGCTGCGCTACGACCTCACGGTGCCGTTGGCGCGCGTGATCGCCGAGCATCAGGCCCAGTTGCCGAAGTTCTTCCGCCGGTACCAGATCCAGCCGGTGTGGCGGGCCGATCGGCCCGCCCGCGGGCGGTTCCGCGAGTTCTACCAGTGCGACGTCGACGCGATCGGATCGACGTCGATCTCGGTCGAAGTGGAGGTCATCGCGGCCGTGAGCGAGGTGCTCGCCGCGCTCGGGTTCACGGACTTCACGATCCGGCTCAACGATCGGCGGCTGCTCGCGGCGCTCCTCGCGCAGGCGGGCGTGCCGCCGGCGCTCGAGACCGAGGCGCTCATCGCGCTCGACAAGCTCGACAAGATCGGCCCGGCGGGCGTTGCCGCCGATCTGGCGGCTCGCGGGATCGATCCGCGCGCGGCGTCCGCCTGTCTCGCGCTCTTCGATCAGCCGCCGGACGACGGTCCGGCCGTGACGATCGCGCGGCTCGAGCGGCAGCTCGGCGAGATGCGGACGGCGGTTCGGGACGTCGCCGCGATCGCCGCGCTGGCGGAGGTGACGCCGGCGGCGGGGCGGATCCGCGTCGATCCGAGCCTCGCCCGGGGTTTGTCATACTACACGGGCGCGATCATGGAGATCGCCGTGCCGGATCTGGCCGGCAGCCTTGGCGGCGGCGGCCGGTACGACCGGCTCATCGGCATGTTCCTCGGGCGCGACGTGCCGGCCTGCGGGTTCTCCCTCGGCCTCGAACGCATCATCGTCGTCATGGCGGAGCGCGGGATGTTTCCGGCCTCCGTGGGGCGCGGGCCTGCGGACGTGATGGTCGCGCTGTGGAGCGACGCGTCGCGTGCCGACGCGCATCGGCTGGCCGCGAGGTTCCGCGAGGGCGGCCTGCGGGTCGACGTCTATCCCGACGCGGACAAGCCGGGCAAGCAGTTCAAGTACGCCTCGCTGCGCCAGTATCCCTTCGTCGCCATCGCCGGCGACGATGAGCAGGCGCAGGACAGCGTGACGCTGAAGGACATGCAATCCGGCAGTCAGGCGACGGTGCCGCGCGCCGACGCGGTCGAGCATCTCGTGGGGCAGTTGACGCGCGACACGGAATAG
- the recO gene encoding DNA repair protein RecO — protein sequence MLRSYRYGEANRIVVFLTEDRGKKRGVALNATASRRRFGAALESLTRGRVTYLERERRDLVRLDRIEPHDSPLRWLDAATGGDGARMLGHAAYFAELIDEWAPDDQPNERLFRLGAGVAGALGGAASVDALARYFEYWLLRLEGVYPAVDRCPRCGDGRLAAGAVLAARDRAYVCDRCADGGGRVSAAAMAFLRQAGRRTPAEAGAADVPAGALRELEQAHQALIALHLDKEVRSARVLKELRAES from the coding sequence GTGCTGCGTTCGTATCGCTACGGCGAAGCGAACCGGATTGTGGTGTTCCTAACGGAGGACCGGGGCAAGAAGCGGGGCGTGGCGCTCAACGCGACGGCGTCGCGGCGCCGGTTCGGCGCGGCGCTCGAATCGCTGACGCGCGGCCGCGTCACGTACCTCGAGCGCGAGCGCCGTGATCTCGTGCGGCTCGATCGGATCGAGCCGCACGACAGCCCGCTGCGCTGGCTCGACGCCGCGACCGGTGGCGACGGGGCCCGGATGCTCGGGCACGCGGCGTACTTCGCGGAGCTGATCGACGAATGGGCGCCGGACGATCAGCCGAACGAGCGGCTGTTCCGGCTGGGGGCCGGCGTCGCCGGCGCGCTCGGCGGCGCGGCGTCGGTGGACGCGCTGGCGCGGTACTTCGAGTACTGGCTGTTGCGGCTCGAAGGCGTGTACCCGGCCGTCGATCGCTGTCCTCGCTGCGGCGATGGCCGCCTGGCGGCCGGTGCCGTGCTGGCGGCGCGCGACCGGGCCTACGTCTGCGACCGCTGCGCCGACGGAGGGGGCCGCGTTTCGGCCGCCGCGATGGCGTTCTTGCGGCAGGCCGGACGGCGAACGCCGGCCGAGGCCGGCGCGGCCGACGTTCCCGCGGGAGCGCTGCGGGAGCTGGAGCAGGCACATCAGGCGCTCATCGCGCTCCACCTCGACAAAGAGGTGCGGTCGGCGAGGGTGCTCAAAGAACTGAGGGCGGAATCGTGA
- a CDS encoding HlyC/CorC family transporter: protein MIPILVLLASSGLLFFALVETAFGLLMRLPQRLEAERAIHNEALAAYLEDPLRFFVPARSMRGVLLALIVTLLAQKVPPGFPGWLVLLASGAGIAVGVGQIIPTLIVRRAPERVLEMLLPAFTAAANVVAPLTMLVISWMGTPRVTNGGGAGDGQTDDAHAPADGGAQEPGEQSQLLRSVVDFGQTLVREVMTPRPDIVAIKADATIDELRQLVREQEYSRLPVYTDNLDNIVGLVVVKDLIQMTAEPDGSRPVSEMMRPAAFVPETKRVADLLREFRQGRFQLAMVVDEYGGTAGLVTVEDVVEELVGEIRDEYDSDAEPIVREGEDAYVFSGKVGIGEMTDRLGIEIEDGGFETVGGYVLARAGRVPAVGERVDADGLEVEVLEAERRRIHKVRVRRRQPSPADVTP, encoded by the coding sequence ATGATTCCGATTCTCGTCCTCCTGGCGTCGAGCGGGCTGCTGTTCTTCGCGCTCGTGGAGACGGCGTTCGGGCTGCTGATGCGCCTGCCTCAGCGGCTCGAGGCCGAGCGCGCGATCCACAACGAGGCCCTGGCGGCCTATCTCGAGGACCCGCTGCGCTTCTTCGTGCCGGCGCGATCGATGCGCGGCGTGCTGCTCGCGCTGATCGTCACGCTGCTGGCGCAGAAGGTCCCTCCCGGATTTCCCGGGTGGCTCGTGCTGCTGGCGTCGGGAGCGGGCATCGCCGTGGGCGTTGGACAGATCATCCCCACGCTCATCGTCCGGCGCGCGCCGGAACGCGTGCTCGAGATGCTGCTGCCGGCCTTCACCGCGGCGGCCAACGTCGTCGCGCCGTTGACGATGCTCGTGATCAGTTGGATGGGCACGCCGCGCGTGACGAACGGCGGTGGCGCCGGTGACGGCCAGACCGACGATGCGCACGCGCCGGCCGACGGCGGCGCCCAGGAGCCGGGCGAACAGAGCCAACTGCTTCGATCGGTGGTCGACTTCGGCCAGACGCTCGTCCGTGAGGTGATGACGCCGCGTCCCGACATCGTCGCGATCAAGGCCGACGCGACGATCGACGAGCTGCGGCAGCTCGTCCGCGAGCAGGAGTACTCGCGGTTGCCGGTCTACACCGACAACCTCGACAACATCGTCGGGCTCGTCGTCGTGAAGGATCTCATCCAGATGACGGCCGAGCCCGACGGCAGCCGCCCGGTCAGCGAGATGATGCGTCCGGCGGCGTTCGTGCCGGAGACGAAGCGCGTGGCCGACCTGCTGCGCGAGTTCCGGCAGGGGCGCTTCCAGCTCGCGATGGTGGTGGACGAGTACGGCGGGACGGCCGGCCTCGTCACCGTCGAGGACGTGGTCGAGGAGCTCGTCGGCGAGATCCGCGACGAGTACGACAGCGACGCCGAGCCGATCGTCCGCGAGGGCGAGGACGCGTACGTGTTCAGCGGCAAGGTCGGGATCGGCGAGATGACCGACCGGCTCGGCATCGAGATCGAGGACGGCGGCTTCGAGACGGTCGGCGGTTACGTGCTGGCGCGGGCCGGGCGCGTGCCGGCCGTCGGTGAGCGCGTCGACGCCGACGGCCTCGAGGTGGAGGTGTTGGAGGCGGAGCGGCGGCGCATCCACAAGGTGCGGGTCCGCCGACGGCAGCCCTCGCCGGCGGACGTGACGCCGTGA
- the mgtE gene encoding magnesium transporter, translated as MATQRRIDLILESVRRLMRMGAMPNLLNLLQKQHPADLAQIFAELPEKERHAAFNLLVEKNGKLAMEAVSELGAEKGAELLALRSAEEIARLTQEIPSDDAAALIDYLPAELSAAVLELIRPKPGGGVSELLEYDEQTAGRLMNPNVFALPEDLTAGEAITALQAARDVEMVFYLYVVDERRHLVGVVSLRRLLLVPPDTPLKRIMTSDVYSVRADTDQEEVARQVASYNLLAIPVVDTENKLVGVITVDDVIDVIKDEATEDVYRLAGVSADDGVLTPPRDSLRRRLPWLLVNLVTAFLAASVVAFFEGTINQVVALATFMPVVAGMGGNAATQTLAVIVRGLALGELTWTNARQALFKEGIVGLANGLAVGVVGALVVTVITRGNWPLGLILMAAMIINMFVAAVAGTMIPLGLRALKVDPALASSVFITTFTDVFGFLSFLGLATVFVRFLLHG; from the coding sequence ATGGCCACCCAGCGAAGAATCGATCTCATCCTCGAGTCGGTGCGTCGCTTGATGCGCATGGGCGCGATGCCGAACCTGCTCAACCTGCTCCAGAAGCAGCATCCGGCCGACCTCGCGCAGATCTTCGCCGAGCTGCCCGAGAAGGAACGGCACGCCGCGTTCAATCTGCTCGTCGAGAAGAACGGCAAGCTCGCGATGGAGGCCGTGAGCGAGCTCGGCGCAGAGAAAGGCGCCGAGCTGCTCGCGCTGCGATCCGCCGAGGAGATCGCGCGCCTCACGCAGGAGATTCCGTCCGACGACGCGGCCGCGCTGATCGACTACCTGCCGGCGGAGCTGTCGGCGGCGGTCCTGGAGTTGATCCGGCCGAAACCCGGCGGCGGCGTCAGCGAGCTGCTCGAGTACGACGAGCAGACCGCCGGCCGCCTGATGAATCCGAACGTCTTCGCCCTGCCGGAGGACCTCACGGCCGGCGAAGCCATCACGGCGCTGCAGGCGGCGCGCGACGTCGAGATGGTGTTCTACCTCTACGTCGTGGACGAGCGGCGTCACCTCGTCGGCGTCGTCTCGCTCCGGCGGCTGCTCCTCGTCCCGCCCGACACGCCGCTCAAGCGCATCATGACGTCGGACGTCTACAGCGTGCGCGCCGACACCGACCAGGAAGAAGTGGCGCGCCAAGTGGCGTCCTACAACCTGCTCGCCATCCCGGTCGTGGACACCGAGAACAAGCTCGTCGGCGTCATCACCGTCGACGACGTGATCGACGTCATCAAGGACGAGGCCACCGAGGACGTCTACCGGCTCGCCGGCGTGTCGGCCGACGATGGCGTGCTCACGCCGCCACGCGATTCGCTGCGGCGGCGGCTGCCCTGGCTGCTCGTCAACCTCGTGACGGCGTTCCTCGCCGCGTCGGTGGTCGCGTTCTTCGAAGGTACGATCAACCAGGTGGTCGCGCTGGCCACGTTCATGCCCGTCGTCGCCGGCATGGGCGGCAACGCGGCGACGCAGACGCTCGCCGTCATCGTGCGCGGTCTCGCGCTCGGCGAGCTGACGTGGACCAACGCCCGCCAGGCGCTGTTCAAGGAGGGCATCGTCGGGCTGGCCAACGGCCTGGCGGTCGGCGTGGTCGGCGCGCTCGTCGTCACGGTCATCACGCGGGGCAACTGGCCGCTCGGGCTGATCCTCATGGCCGCGATGATCATCAACATGTTCGTGGCCGCCGTCGCCGGCACGATGATTCCGCTCGGGCTGCGCGCGCTGAAGGTCGATCCGGCGCTCGCGTCCTCGGTCTTCATCACGACGTTCACCGACGTGTTCGGGTTCCTGTCGTTCCTCGGCCTCGCGACGGTGTTCGTGCGCTTCCTGCTTCACGGATAG